The DNA region TACTTCTGTGCCATCGGCCAGCGTAAGCTGATATTGACCGCCCCGCGGTGTTTCTATAGTATTATAAGCAACAGCATTTTTATCTGACCTATCTGTATTGGTTCCGTAGGCCAGTTTGCCATCAGCAGTTTTGCTTAATATTGACGCCCCCTGCCTGGATATAATTCCCGTGGCAGCATCGTCAAGATCTAATTTTTTACCATCGGCGAGCGTTAAAATGGCCCGGTTCCGGCCGGGTTTAATTATGGTGGCACCTGAATCAGACCGAACGATCTGATGCTCATCTTTTGTATTTACCCAAAACCATGTACCAGCGGCCAGGAAAATCAATACAGATGCAGCTGCAACCCAATACCGGAAATTACTGCGACGTTTTTCCCCTTCGGCCGATATTTGCGACCGTAGTTTTTCAAGAATCTGCTGCCTGACTTCGTCGGAACTGCCCATTTCTGCCGACCATTCTTTAACAGTAAGCTCGAAATCGTCCTGATAATTTTCCAGCTGTGCCAATTCTTCAGCGGTGCAATATCCCGACGCGCATTTCTCGAAAAGTACTATAAATTGCTCTTTGGTCATAAATGGTTTAATACGTTATACTTAAGCTATAAAAGGTACAGCGCCTGGCTGTTACAGCTTAGTTAAAAGTATAGAGACATTTTTTAATGCCCAACTCACATACTATTTCATTTTTTTTACAGATGAGTGCGATTAGCCGCGTTACCTGTACGCGCTTTAATGGATGGGCGTAACCTAACTGCCAGGGGGTGCTTCTCAGTATTATAAAAGAGTATAAACTTTAATATTTTTTTTGTTAGATTAGCATTTACCAAATATGCTCGACAGAAACAACCCCGATGATGAACTATGGGAAGCCATAAAGTCTGGAAGCGTCAGTGCTTTCGAATTGCTTTTTGATCGGTACTGGCAGGCAGTATATACTACAGCTTTTTCTTTTTTAAATGATGCAGAAGCGGCAGCTGAAATTGCCAATGATACCTTCCTGAATATCTGGAGAAAGAAAGACACGCTGGATATTGGCTCATTCAAAAATTACCTGACCACCAGCGCCCGCTATCATACCTATAAGGTACTGAAGGCGAAGAAAAAGATGCGCCTGGCCTATGTGGAAAATTACGACCAACTCCCGGTTTCCGAAATACTGGTGCAAAATGAGGGTGAAGAAAAAATCAGGTATCTTAACCTGCAGGCAGATATAGAGAATGCTTTACTTGACCTGCCTAAACGTTGCCGCGAAATTTTCCTTTTAAGCAGGATAGCAAACCTTACCAATGTCGAGATAGCCGAAAGACTCTCTATATCTAAACGAACAGTAGAAAACCAAATATGTATTGCTCAAAAATATCTGCAGCGCAATATCAAAGACATTGCACTTACGTTGTTGCTTGCTGGTATTTTGAGATAGTTGTCTGGATTATTTCCATAAAAAATTATAGACGATTTACATCCACACCTAAAACCTCATTCAATTTATCGTGTAGTGCGCTGCCATTTAAAGTTTTTCCGATAATAACGCCATTAGGATCAATTAAGAAATTCTGCGGAATGGCCTGAACACCGAACGATTTTGCCGCCACACTATTCCAGAATTTCAATTCAGATAACTGAGTCCAGGGAAGGTCATCTTTCCTGATGGCTGCCAACCATGCAGACCTATCTTCCAACTTATCCAGCGCTACACCCACCACTGTAAAATTCTGATCCTTATATTTGTTGTAGGCTTTAACGAGGTTAGGGTTTTCTGCACGACAAGGTCCGCACCAGGAGGCCCAAAAGTCAAGGAGTACATATTTCCCCCTGAATGAAGAAAGCTTAACCAGCTTTCCCGCTGTATCAGGAATCTCAAAATCTGGTGCTATCTTACCAATTGCGGCAACAAGCATTCTATTTATGTTCCCCTCTATTTTTTTCCCTTCTTCGGTATTTTTAAGCGTTGCTGACAACCCATCAAACAGCGGCTTAACCATCTCATACGGCAGAAAATAGGCCACTTTAGGAAATAACTCGAGGCTCAACTTTGAATCGGGATGCGACTTTATAAATGAAGTGTACACCTTCACATTCATCTCGCTGAACCTTTTTCGAAAGCCTTCCAGTTTGGCCTCATAATCCGGTGTATTTTTCGGAGATAGCTTTCCTTCCAAAAATTTCTTATCATCACCAGTCAATTTTTCGTATTCTGCACCTTCCAACTTATCGAGGTCATCATAATCATTCTTTGCAGTATCTTTCGGGATAGCTGGGGCAAAAAGCTCAATGAGTTTAGCTTCAAGTTCCTTTCCATGCAAATCCATGGCAACTATGGCACCTGTACTATCAATAAGAAAGTTTCTGGGGATGGCTGTTATCCCATATCTTTTCACCATTTCAGAGTCAAAGCCTTTCCTATCGCTCAGGTTTGTCCAGGTATATTGATCTGCCTCAATGGCCTTTTTCCAGGCTGTTGGATTTGTATCCAGTGAAATGCCGATCACACCAAAACCCCTGGCTTTGTATTTTTCATATAGGGGAATTAGCTCGCGTCCTTGTTTTCTGCAAGGCACGCACCAACTGGCCCAGAAATCTATAAAAGTGTATTTATGCTTAGATGTGATTTGCTTGGATGCCACCAACTTTCCATCAGGGCCCGGCATTACAAAATCCTGATATATCAAAGCTTTTTTTTGTGCAGATGCTACTCCGGAAGCATTGCTTTCTACAGCATTGTTATCTATATCATTTATGGCTACTGTAAACGCTTTCTTTGAAGGAGGAAGGCACATCTGGTCATTACAGGCCATGTATTTGATGACGAAAGACAAGTCTGTCTTTTTCTCAGATTTCAACTTCACAATTTGTGTAAAGCTGACCCCTTTTGCATAATAAGCCACCTCTTCGCCCTTTTTTCTATCCAATCCCTGCTCGCTTACTGGCCCTGTTAATTCTACATTGTCATTGCTGGCAAATATAAATTCAGTAGGCATGCCCAATCCGCCATCCGATGACTGTGGGTAGATGTGAAATGGCTCCTGGATAATAGCCATAAACTTTATTTCATAAGTTAAAGGAGCAATCTTTCGACTGCCAAACTTCCAGGAAACCGGATGGTTATCCTGAGCTAATGCCAGGCACGTTAATGTACTTAGTATTAGAAAAAGCACTATTCTTCTCATTGGTTTCTATGTTTCGTAATTTCTACCATTGCTTTCAGCTTATAATACTCTCTATCTGTAGAACCTGCATAACCTGAGCTGAAAAACCTGATATTGCCCATCGGATCAAAGATGATTTTGGTAGGAGTAGCTGTTACAGCATATGCTTTATTCTCTTCATCCTGTAATATTTCAAGCTTAACCGGCTTTCGTGCAGCAAATACTTTTACCTCTGCCTGAGGCTCAAACAGGTTGACCACAAATAGTTGAAATTCACTTTTCTTATATTCGGCCACTACTTTTTCAAAGCCGGCAAAAGCCGCTACACAAGGTGTGCAGCCGGTAGACCAGAAATCAAGTACCAAAATTTTACCATTATAATCACCGAGGTTAACTGGCTTGCCATCAAGAGCATTCAGCGTAATTTCTCTCAGGGGTTTATTAGCCAGAAACGTGTTTAGAAACTTGTCAGGTTGTT from Pedobacter africanus includes:
- a CDS encoding FecR family protein, whose product is MTKEQFIVLFEKCASGYCTAEELAQLENYQDDFELTVKEWSAEMGSSDEVRQQILEKLRSQISAEGEKRRSNFRYWVAAASVLIFLAAGTWFWVNTKDEHQIVRSDSGATIIKPGRNRAILTLADGKKLDLDDAATGIISRQGASILSKTADGKLAYGTNTDRSDKNAVAYNTIETPRGGQYQLTLADGTEVWMNAGSSLKYPTSFRGKERKVELTGEAYFEVAKNKEKPFSVVLNGMKVEVLGTHFNVMAYNDENVIETTLLEGSVKLTKDGSSTMLIPNQQGVLNNGASNFRVRAVNTENVIAWKNGFFKFDDENIETIMRKVARWYDVDVTYKGNLKPQNFGGNVPRFKDISQLLTTLELTGTVHFKIDGRRITVMP
- a CDS encoding RNA polymerase sigma factor, producing the protein MLDRNNPDDELWEAIKSGSVSAFELLFDRYWQAVYTTAFSFLNDAEAAAEIANDTFLNIWRKKDTLDIGSFKNYLTTSARYHTYKVLKAKKKMRLAYVENYDQLPVSEILVQNEGEEKIRYLNLQADIENALLDLPKRCREIFLLSRIANLTNVEIAERLSISKRTVENQICIAQKYLQRNIKDIALTLLLAGILR
- a CDS encoding TlpA disulfide reductase family protein, encoding MRRIVLFLILSTLTCLALAQDNHPVSWKFGSRKIAPLTYEIKFMAIIQEPFHIYPQSSDGGLGMPTEFIFASNDNVELTGPVSEQGLDRKKGEEVAYYAKGVSFTQIVKLKSEKKTDLSFVIKYMACNDQMCLPPSKKAFTVAINDIDNNAVESNASGVASAQKKALIYQDFVMPGPDGKLVASKQITSKHKYTFIDFWASWCVPCRKQGRELIPLYEKYKARGFGVIGISLDTNPTAWKKAIEADQYTWTNLSDRKGFDSEMVKRYGITAIPRNFLIDSTGAIVAMDLHGKELEAKLIELFAPAIPKDTAKNDYDDLDKLEGAEYEKLTGDDKKFLEGKLSPKNTPDYEAKLEGFRKRFSEMNVKVYTSFIKSHPDSKLSLELFPKVAYFLPYEMVKPLFDGLSATLKNTEEGKKIEGNINRMLVAAIGKIAPDFEIPDTAGKLVKLSSFRGKYVLLDFWASWCGPCRAENPNLVKAYNKYKDQNFTVVGVALDKLEDRSAWLAAIRKDDLPWTQLSELKFWNSVAAKSFGVQAIPQNFLIDPNGVIIGKTLNGSALHDKLNEVLGVDVNRL